The genomic DNA CTATCTAGTACTATCTATCTACTAATTGTTGATTGACAAAGGTAAGCTTTCTAATAGTCTTAATTCCGGTTAAGTAACAAGCTGGATTTAGACAGGCTAGTTACCTAATATAGTAACATTGCATCAAAACTCCATTTAGGGCAAGGTCTCGGATTCGAGTCCTCCAATTCTAAGATAATATGATACAAGGGGAGACTATTAGCATCAAGACATGAAACTAATATGAACTAATTAATATTACACTACAAACATTAGCAAATGTTAAACAACTTTTACAACTCTATAAAATATTAAAAGACATACCTGAAACATGCAAGACCTTGGATTCACCAATACGAAGTTCCTCGGTAAGAAAACAATTGTGCCTCCTGCTTCAATACGAAATAACTTGCTAGAAAAATTAAAGGCTTTTTTTCTTTTAAGAGTTAAATGCATACCGTGTACCTCAAGTTTTCATATTATGCACTTTGTGTACCTCTGTTTTACTATCTAGCAACGTGTGTACCTGTAGTTGCAAGATTGTAGTCGAGTATGTACTTCCATTAGAACCATTTAACAGTGTTAAAGCACAGCTGTAAAGGAGGGGCGAAACAGTATTTTCAGCTCTTGGATCACACACATAGCAAGCTGCCTAGTTACTCGAGGTTTTAAACTAATTTGTTATGTAAAGTTTCTTTGACTGAAATTTAGGATTTCTATATTTACTACTGTGTGTTTTGCAAATGAAGTCCGCAAGTACAGAAGAGAGAACCGTAAATACAATTTCAAAGAAAAAGCTTAAGGGCCAGGGGCCTGATTGCTGGATACTACTCTCCATTGATGTCTGTTAAAGTATTTTAGCCTTCTTATACATGTTCAAATTGTATTATGAAACTTACCTGCAAACCAAGAGGGAAACTCAGTCTCAAATATGGAATCATATCGAGATGGAAAAGTAAGAGGTATCTTCTTAATGATTTTCCACTTCCTGATCAACACACAGGGCAACCATTTAAATAAATTAACATAGCTTTACAGACTGTATGATTGAAACTAAATTGGGAATAAAATCAGAGGAATGATTAGTTGAATTTTGATAGCATTGCCACAGAAGCACTAGGTTTAAACAAAATTAATGTAGAATTTCAAGTGTTTTTAAAGACCTGTGCAGGTGTCTGAACGATATCAATCTTAATTTCAGTATTTGAGGTTTCTTGCTTGTTTGGAATTGAAACATCTTCCACTGAATGAACTGAAACCTATTTGGCTATAGAATTTCCCACCTTTTTGACTTGCTTTTGTTGATAAAACACTTTGGAAACTACATATTCACCTTCATTTTCGTCATCCCCAGTTCCAAGATGATACTGATACATCACCCATTTAGTTTTGACATGATCGGAACCCTTTGTTACGGTACTATAAAGAACCAGAATTTTCTTATACCCCTCTGTTACAGCATTCTACAGCACAGGTTTGGTATTACATATTTTATAGAACCAGGAGAGGCATATGCATTCATAGATTTATAGAAGTAATGTGCATTGCTCCCGTCTTTCTTCGTACCTATATCATGCATAATGAAGAGTCAAATCAGTTACAAACTTGAGATATTATATATTGCAGTTCATGCAGTTATTTATCCAATATTAGTTGCAGAAGATACGAAAACACAAATGGCATTGCTGATATGATGCTAAGACTGATTTACCCTTCCTTTCCAGCTGTGCTTTAACGCTGTTAAATGGATTCTAACAGAAGTACACACCCTGCTAGAATCTTGTAACTACAGGTACACACATTGCTAGATAGTAAAATAGAGGTACACAAAATGCAGAATGTGGAAACTTGAGGTACACAGTGTGTATTCAACTCTGGTAAAGAGCATAAAACTTGCAAGGCTATAATTTTAAATCGGATTATTTGCTTTTCAATTCCAAATTGGTTTATTTGCTTTTCAATTAGTAACAATTTACTTCCACGACCACGTATTATTCTACTGTAACTAATTCAAAATTCAATTACATATTGACAAAACTAAAATAAGAAAAACTATAATTAATAATACTAGTTTAGAGAcgtttttaaattttaaaattcagacTTTAATTAATAATACTAGTTTGCAACCATACACACACattgtttttaatattatataattcttttttttaaaaaagaacattttaaattgaaaatattttattttaactgCACAGAAAAATACATAAAATTCTCATGTTTTTTTTGTACTTGTCAAATTGTCAAGAAAATATCAAGAATTTTACTCGAATGTCTATACTACAGAAGAATTCAACAGATTTTGAAACTAAATGCACCATTGATCTTAATGAACATCAAACAATGTTTACACAACTTGTAGAATCTCATTGAAGAACTACAGGGAAATGAAGAAGGAAAATTCAGAAAGTGAGGAAATGGCAAATTAGAATTGAACATCTTTAGCTCAAAGTAAAAGTGTAAAAACTAATACAACCAACAAGCGCCCAAAAAAAGGGCACTAGCTTCACTCCAGTTGCTACAtctatgatttgttcagtgttaaaATTTGTCAGTCCTTTGTGTGGATCTCTTATAGGAGCATTGCCTACTGCTAACTGGCAAAAAATCCCCGATTTATTACTTTGTGGCGGTTGTATTTTTTTCACCAGCAACCCAGTACCGTTTAACTGCCAACAATACTTTTTCAGAGATTAGAGGACCGCCCTCGTTATCCACCATTTTCGTGTTCCATCTCATGCCATCTACAATTCTTTTCACATCGTTTAGCACATGCTCTTCGTCACGAATTATAACCGCTCCTTCAGGTCGTAGAATCCTATCCATCTCTATGAGAATGTCCTCTGCATTACACCTGCATGGTCTTCTGTTAAATGCAACTAGAGGCTATATGCAGAGAAAGCATTGAAAAGGAGTTTGTACTTCAGTAGGCGATTGATTTGCCACTTAATCTACAGCAGACTGTGCATTTTCCAATATTAAGGAACTTAACAACTAGAATTGCAGAAGTCTTACTAACTGATCAGTTATTCTCCCGAAATGATGGTTTACATGAAATATCTTAAAAAGTGGTGAACAAAAGAGTAAAGCAAAGTTGAGAAAATACTTGTCTTTGTATAAGCTGAAAAGGCCGCTGGCATGAATAAGATCATACGTTCTAGGGTATGTAGAAAAGGCTTCACAcctgaaaaagaaaaatatgAATCACATTTTGAAGTTGTATAGAGGGAAGGTAATGAACATGGAACAAGAAAGACAAAACCATCTGAATTGAATGTCATGACCAATTGAACCAAAATGCTAACAGACTGGTGTCAAAATGAGCTACTAGTTCACAGAAACATACTTAGCAACAACATCAATTATAGTCCACATAAAAAATGCTAGCGCAAACTATAAGAGTACCAAACTCCAAAATAGAAGTTAGTATTTCAGATGCAGACTATTAGAGTTGACAGACAAATGGCTAGACAGAAGATTGTTTTCAGGAAGTTACCAGTCATGATATATACCAATGAGGCCTCGCTCAAATACTACGCCTAGAGTGTCTTTTTCGGCTATTGTTGGCATCACATTCATAACCCACAGTTTATGAGAATGAATTGCAGCAGCAAAACTTCCTAGTCCAGCATTCATATCCATGATATTACGGTACCTCCCAGAGTCAAGGAGTTTATTGAACCTTTTATAAGCCTTCACATGATTTTGCCAAGCTTTGGTGTCTTCGTAGAATGAGTCAATAGAAACTCCTTGAATGGCTCCTCTAGCTAATATTGGAGGAATTGCATTCAGTCTTTCTGGGAACGGCTTTACTTCCATGGAATCTATAGACACTGGATAAGGAGTTATACAGGCCTCCATCTTTTTGTACCTACATGAAGATGAAATGAAGTATATTATTAACTAAACCCATCATAAAGCTTCGTAAATGTTTCAAGACTCGTTTGATACTATGTGTCTCAACCAGAACATCTTTGCTTAAGGCCTAGGCCGATATCAGATTAACTAATTTTATCAATGTCATTTACAGGCAGAGCTTTTGGATGGACTCAGTGTACTTATTTCCTTTAAAATTTTAGTGGAAAGAAAACCCCAAAGTGAACATGACTCGTTCAATATTCAGTTCAAGTTTGTAAATATGTACCAGACATCATTTGCATTTTGTGTTTCACACATTGGAGCACCAGCATCTTGTCCAGGGCAGTCTTGCTTATTTAATGGTTTCCTCCAGACTGCAATATCTTGTTTCTCAGATATTTTTTCCCAGCAAAGAAGTTTGGCAACATCTTCAATATTCTTTTGATCCGCCTCAAGTTGATCCCGAGGACGCAACCATGCTTTAAAGTGGGTCCTCCAATTGATGGGAGGGCCTGAAAGAATCCAATAGCCGCCAGGCCTAAGAACTCTATCAACTTCCATCATGTACATTCCTCCTACAAAAAAAAAGGAAGGTAAgaaatatatgtttatatatagaGATACGGTGCTCAACTAATATATCTACAGATTGTTGTTGACCTAGGAAGAAACACATGTAAACAAAGCAGTCGCAAGTCAGCAAAAACAAGATGCACATAACTTCTAAAGCAATGTTTTATAGTCAATCCTCGTCAACTTATTTGTTAATCTCCGCCAGCATATAGGGTCTCACCACTATAAGTCAAAACATACATCACACCACTCCAATTTCTTCAGTTAACAAACAGGAAATTGTATTGCTTTCGACAAACAGTAACAACATTTGATGTTCAGTATCGAAGCTTAGCATATAGGCAAAAGAAAACATAGTCGCATAAGCTTAATTTGGCTTGCTCGCATTGGTCAGTCACAGCAAAGTATTTCCCAGAATTTTGAATTTCCAGGAATATATGCACAATGTATTTCATCCCACTACTCACCATTTCCTCCCCATGGAATTAAGCAGCGAGAACAATGGGCCATGTCGAAAGCCATAGATGGATAAGGCATCTTTATAGTTCCAAGAACACCAATAACTGCAGGTACACCTCTTTCCAAAGCAAATTGAACTTGTGCTTCATGTGAGTCTCTTGGTGCGAATGACATAGCTATAACATTTTTCTTGAACAGGTATGCTCCCCAACTTGCAACCTAAGAACAAAAACGTAAACAACAAAATATtgttaataaattaaaatagaaaaatcaaAGGGCAGCAACAAATACTCAAATGATTGGCCAGAGACCCACCTGCACAGATATAGTTACAGATACGCGACAAGAAGAGGTCACACGAATGAAATAGGATTAGGGAATTTTTAACAAAGTAACATTGTGCTAAAGGAGCTATTAGCAAAATGATTTAGTGCATCTAAATGAGAAGCAAAAATAGGAGTCCTTAATGCAGTGTAGATAAATTATAGTGAGAAATGATCAAAGATACAAATATAAGTCATCCTTACCCCACAGCCAGTATCTAATGCAGTTCTAACCATTCCATTGTCTATCGGGATCACACCAGCAAGTTGTTCAATATATTTATCTGCCCCCTGAGGAAATTGTGTACCACCACCAGGGAACCTAAACACATCGCCTTCATACTGAATCCAATTCTGAATAGCCTTTTCAACAGTCAAGCTTTTGTATGGTGCATTTGCATAAGGTACAAAATCACGGCTTTTGGGCCATAGAAAGGGAGTTACATATCCTTTTGGTGCTGGAATAAGGCAATGCAACTTCTCTTTCTCTGGAGGACAATGTCTCTCCCTATAGTTCATATTTTCTCGAGGAAAGGTCATAGCACGCGCTTGATCTTGACAAGGCGTGTAATCAATGAATCGATCATCACAAGGAGGAATTTCCTTAACTTGAAAGTCATCAAGTTGTTTAGCTTCATGACCATGATGAGTCTCCACATTCAAAGTAGGAAGCGAGTTGCAATCCGCCTTTTTCATAATTTCAACAGCTATGCTATCTCCCTTGCCAAAACCACTCCTTTGCCATATACCAAGAACATAAAAACAAAGACACAATCCAGCTACAATTAAGATAGAAGACAATTGGCCCTTGCTTCTACGATCCCCTGCATTCCCTTTATTGCCCATAATTCGCCTACTATCGTCACAACATTGTTAAAAAAAACGTCGAAATCAGTCGCATTGATCAAGAACATCATTCTTACATGAACACATTCACGAATAAAAAGCGATGATAACAATATATTGCATGTAGTACAAAACATTCGAAACATACAAATGACAAATATGAAATAACACACAGAGAACAAGAAAATCTTACGAATTGTATAGATCACAGAGATGCGTGTCTTGAAGATCCAATTATAAAACTGTTGCTTTCGTTATCATTCTCCCACAATCATATTCAACAATTGTAATTATTAAAGAGAACCTACAATGATGCGTT from Apium graveolens cultivar Ventura chromosome 5, ASM990537v1, whole genome shotgun sequence includes the following:
- the LOC141661397 gene encoding putative methyltransferase PMT2, with translation MGNKGNAGDRRSKGQLSSILIVAGLCLCFYVLGIWQRSGFGKGDSIAVEIMKKADCNSLPTLNVETHHGHEAKQLDDFQVKEIPPCDDRFIDYTPCQDQARAMTFPRENMNYRERHCPPEKEKLHCLIPAPKGYVTPFLWPKSRDFVPYANAPYKSLTVEKAIQNWIQYEGDVFRFPGGGTQFPQGADKYIEQLAGVIPIDNGMVRTALDTGCGVASWGAYLFKKNVIAMSFAPRDSHEAQVQFALERGVPAVIGVLGTIKMPYPSMAFDMAHCSRCLIPWGGNGGMYMMEVDRVLRPGGYWILSGPPINWRTHFKAWLRPRDQLEADQKNIEDVAKLLCWEKISEKQDIAVWRKPLNKQDCPGQDAGAPMCETQNANDVWYKKMEACITPYPVSIDSMEVKPFPERLNAIPPILARGAIQGVSIDSFYEDTKAWQNHVKAYKRFNKLLDSGRYRNIMDMNAGLGSFAAAIHSHKLWVMNVMPTIAEKDTLGVVFERGLIGIYHDWCEAFSTYPRTYDLIHASGLFSLYKDKCNAEDILIEMDRILRPEGAVIIRDEEHVLNDVKRIVDGMRWNTKMVDNEGGPLISEKVLLAVKRYWVAGEKNTTATK